A stretch of Candidatus Sphingomonas phytovorans DNA encodes these proteins:
- a CDS encoding RcnB family protein gives MRTSFIIALLAATAIVPAAVSAQDSRRDDRRVERAEQRQANPQPRPAEQPQQPPRAERPANGGGGWGGDRGGRGNWQGGRNQPPQVEGQPQPQRPPFNPQTFPRDGNREGRPDVRGGGGDGRPDFRGGNRGDGRGGGAVVPGGQQPQPPQTNGGRPGGRGDWQPGHGDGNRDWRNNDNGGRGNGSWRGNDGRGNDGNWRGNNGRNDGNWRSNNGRDGNWRGNDGRNWNRGWRNDNRYDWRSRRDRYRNNYHLPRYYAPYGWSYGYRRFGIGITLNTILFEQNYWIDSPDYYGLPPAYGPYRWVRYYNDALLVDIYSGQVVDTVYDIFW, from the coding sequence ATGCGTACCTCTTTCATCATCGCGCTTCTGGCAGCGACGGCGATTGTGCCGGCGGCCGTATCAGCGCAGGATTCGCGACGCGACGATCGGCGTGTGGAGCGCGCCGAGCAACGCCAGGCGAATCCCCAGCCGCGACCTGCCGAGCAACCGCAGCAACCGCCCCGCGCCGAACGCCCCGCCAATGGCGGCGGTGGCTGGGGCGGCGACCGCGGCGGTCGCGGCAACTGGCAGGGCGGGCGCAACCAGCCGCCCCAGGTCGAGGGACAGCCGCAACCACAGCGCCCGCCGTTCAACCCGCAGACATTCCCGCGCGACGGCAATCGCGAAGGCCGCCCCGATGTTCGTGGCGGTGGGGGCGACGGCCGCCCGGATTTCCGCGGCGGCAACCGGGGAGACGGCCGGGGCGGCGGTGCAGTCGTGCCCGGCGGCCAGCAGCCGCAACCGCCCCAGACGAATGGCGGCCGCCCCGGCGGCCGGGGCGACTGGCAGCCGGGCCACGGCGACGGCAACCGCGACTGGCGCAACAACGACAATGGCGGCCGCGGCAACGGCAGTTGGCGTGGCAATGACGGTCGCGGCAATGACGGCAACTGGCGCGGAAACAATGGCCGGAACGACGGCAACTGGCGGAGCAATAACGGTCGCGATGGCAATTGGCGCGGCAATGACGGCCGCAACTGGAACCGTGGCTGGCGCAACGACAATCGTTACGACTGGCGTTCGCGTCGCGATCGCTATCGCAACAATTACCACCTGCCGCGCTACTACGCGCCCTATGGCTGGAGCTACGGCTATCGCCGGTTTGGGATAGGCATCACACTGAACACGATCCTGTTCGAGCAGAATTACTGGATCGACAGTCCGGACTATTACGGCCTGCCACCGGCTTATGGCCCCTATCGCTGGGTGCGCTATTATAACGATGCGCTGCTCGTCGACATCTACAGCGGCCAGGTGGTCGATACGGTGTACGACATCTTCTGGTAG
- the recJ gene encoding single-stranded-DNA-specific exonuclease RecJ: MNTVLNITRSILGQPWRWRMLEADARDPGFAPDDLVTQLLLARGCPREALDAHKAPSIRGFMPDPSIFRDMDRAAERLADAVQTGEKVTIFGDYDVDGATSAALMILLLRDLGLEARAYIPDRLMEGYGPSGEALVRLKEEGASLIVTVDCGAQAFEALEMARVAGVDVVVVDHHKCAAALPHAHALVNPNRLDETEGAEFGHLAAVGVAFLLGAALIRLLRARGFFDGRTEPRLLDLLDIVALGTVADVAQLKGLNRAFVAQGLKVMAQRRNIGLNALISASRLTRAPTATDLGFALGPRINAGGRVGKSDLGVRLLTTRDPAEAASIAAELDRLNEERRAIEALVQEAAEALAGAKGNRAVMVVAGRGWHPGVIGIVAGRLKEKFGRPSLVIALDEHGVGKGSGRSIPGVDLGAAVLAAKDSGLLLAGGGHAMAAGLTIAEDQLDLFADFLEDRLDAAVTRSIGDRALLLDALLTAGGITPALVQAMDAGGPYGMGWPQPRVVAGPVRIVKADIVGNGHVRAIVSGDDGRVLKTVAFRQAETALGAALLGAPPHRRLWLAGRARIDDWGAKPAAELHLDDAAWAD, encoded by the coding sequence GTGAACACTGTACTGAACATCACCCGATCGATCCTTGGCCAGCCCTGGCGCTGGCGCATGCTTGAAGCGGACGCGCGCGATCCCGGCTTTGCACCCGACGATCTGGTGACTCAGCTCCTGCTTGCCCGTGGCTGCCCGCGCGAGGCATTGGACGCACACAAGGCGCCGAGCATCCGCGGCTTCATGCCGGATCCTTCGATCTTCCGCGACATGGACCGCGCCGCCGAGCGGCTGGCCGACGCCGTCCAGACTGGCGAGAAGGTCACCATCTTCGGCGACTATGACGTTGACGGGGCGACCTCAGCGGCGCTGATGATCCTGTTGCTGCGCGATCTGGGACTGGAAGCGCGGGCTTATATCCCCGACCGTCTCATGGAAGGCTATGGCCCCTCGGGCGAAGCGCTGGTTCGGCTGAAGGAAGAGGGTGCGAGCCTGATCGTCACCGTCGATTGCGGCGCGCAGGCTTTCGAGGCGCTGGAGATGGCCCGCGTCGCCGGCGTGGACGTGGTCGTGGTGGACCACCATAAATGTGCCGCCGCCCTGCCCCATGCCCATGCGCTGGTGAACCCCAACCGGCTCGACGAGACCGAAGGCGCTGAGTTCGGCCATCTCGCCGCGGTCGGCGTCGCCTTCCTGCTGGGCGCGGCACTGATCCGGCTGTTGCGGGCGCGTGGTTTTTTCGACGGCCGGACCGAGCCGCGCCTGCTCGACCTGCTCGATATCGTCGCGCTCGGCACGGTTGCCGATGTCGCGCAGCTCAAGGGGCTCAACCGCGCCTTCGTCGCGCAGGGCCTGAAGGTGATGGCCCAGCGTCGCAACATCGGCCTCAACGCACTGATCTCCGCCTCGCGATTGACCCGTGCGCCGACCGCGACCGATCTCGGCTTTGCGCTTGGACCGCGAATCAACGCGGGCGGGCGAGTCGGCAAGTCCGATCTCGGCGTCCGCCTGCTCACCACGCGCGATCCGGCCGAGGCGGCCAGCATCGCGGCTGAACTGGATCGCCTGAACGAGGAACGCCGCGCGATTGAAGCCCTGGTACAGGAAGCCGCGGAGGCCCTTGCAGGCGCCAAGGGCAACCGCGCGGTGATGGTCGTTGCCGGGCGCGGCTGGCATCCTGGCGTGATCGGCATCGTCGCCGGGCGGCTCAAGGAGAAATTCGGGCGCCCCTCGCTGGTGATCGCACTTGATGAACATGGGGTCGGCAAGGGATCGGGCCGGTCGATCCCGGGCGTGGATCTGGGCGCGGCGGTTCTGGCCGCCAAGGATAGCGGCCTGCTCCTCGCGGGCGGCGGGCACGCGATGGCGGCTGGCCTGACCATCGCGGAAGACCAGCTCGATCTTTTCGCCGATTTCCTGGAGGACCGCCTCGACGCCGCCGTCACCCGATCGATCGGCGATCGCGCGTTGCTGCTCGACGCGTTGCTGACGGCGGGTGGCATCACCCCGGCGCTGGTGCAGGCGATGGATGCAGGCGGCCCCTATGGCATGGGCTGGCCCCAGCCCCGTGTCGTCGCGGGGCCAGTTCGGATCGTGAAGGCGGATATCGTCGGCAACGGCCATGTCCGCGCGATCGTCAGCGGCGATGACGGGCGTGTGCTCAAGACGGTCGCCTTTCGGCAGGCCGAAACCGCGCTGGGCGCGGCGCTGCTCGGCGCGCCGCCGCATCGTCGCCTGTGGCTCGCCGGGCGTGCGCGAATCGACGATTGGGGTGCGAAACCCGCGGCAGAGCTCCATCTCGATGATGCGGCATGGGCGGACTAG
- a CDS encoding 2OG-Fe(II) oxygenase, with the protein MSLFSKKPVLPKKPGGPSPIRKLAGETVSRRLDTNPAAKRANVEKAQVYYHQDFLTPAQCTALMRLIDSNRRPSTLLSESGDTSFRTSESCDMDRWSPSVRPIDESIAALLGLDPANGETMQGQRYAPGQQFRAHHDFFHEGQHYWEAMKASGGQRTWTAMIYLNNVEEGGATWFPQAGIRVAPKRGLLLAWNNMNLDGSPNEFTLHEGMPVVKGTKYIVTKWFRERSWLKQ; encoded by the coding sequence ATGTCCCTGTTTTCGAAGAAACCAGTCCTCCCGAAAAAACCGGGCGGCCCCTCCCCGATCCGCAAGCTGGCCGGCGAAACGGTATCGCGCCGGCTCGATACGAACCCCGCCGCGAAACGCGCCAATGTGGAAAAGGCCCAGGTCTATTACCATCAGGATTTCCTGACACCGGCCCAGTGCACGGCGCTCATGCGGCTGATCGATTCGAATCGGCGCCCGTCGACCTTGCTGTCCGAATCGGGCGACACGAGCTTCCGCACCAGCGAGAGCTGCGACATGGACCGTTGGTCACCCTCCGTCCGTCCGATCGACGAATCGATCGCGGCGTTGCTCGGACTCGATCCAGCCAATGGCGAAACGATGCAGGGACAGCGCTATGCCCCGGGCCAGCAGTTCCGCGCACATCATGATTTCTTCCACGAGGGCCAGCATTATTGGGAAGCGATGAAGGCCAGTGGCGGGCAGCGCACCTGGACAGCGATGATCTATCTCAACAATGTCGAGGAGGGCGGCGCGACCTGGTTTCCCCAGGCCGGTATCCGGGTCGCACCGAAGCGCGGGCTGCTGCTTGCCTGGAACAACATGAACCTGGATGGCAGCCCCAACGAATTCACCTTGCATGAAGGCATGCCGGTAGTGAAGGGCACGAAATATATCGTCACCAAGTGGTTCCGCGAACGGAGCTGGCTAAAGCAGTAA
- a CDS encoding glycosyltransferase — protein sequence MRKILLTTVGTLGDLHPFIAIGLALQRRGHHPVLAVPEDHVAKTRAAGLDAVAVLPSFDEIRKRMGLGEDDAVKRVMADQTYLLEQVLLPWLESSTAALDDVVGGVDVMVGSLFVFGAPIIAEKRRVPLVSVILQPMAILSVHTPPKTSDFWMLIQAPGGPIGVRWNRLAYGFMRKVLRFRYGRKIDEVRAHHGLGPACDPSMFDVSKKTALTLCCYSPVFGPPQKDAPANTEIVGFPVYDSQGGDTEAPDPELEAFLADGPPPLVFTLGSFAVYAPGDFYEEAAAAAKLLGARAVLLTGEKTSLRSSGDILVRPYAPHSTLFPRAAVIIHHGGIGTTGQALRAGKPQLVVPHMGDQADNAHRIRKMGLGLVLKARRFNARRAAPMIASLLDTPEYRTEAERIGTRVRPEDGAEAAAIAIERLFTAS from the coding sequence ATGCGCAAAATCCTGCTTACGACCGTTGGTACACTGGGCGACCTTCATCCGTTCATCGCCATCGGCCTCGCGCTCCAGCGGCGCGGACACCACCCCGTTCTGGCGGTGCCGGAAGACCATGTCGCAAAGACTCGCGCCGCCGGGCTGGATGCCGTCGCGGTGCTGCCGAGCTTCGATGAGATCCGCAAACGAATGGGCCTTGGCGAGGACGACGCCGTCAAGCGCGTCATGGCCGACCAGACCTATCTGCTCGAGCAGGTCCTGCTGCCCTGGCTCGAATCGAGCACCGCCGCCCTGGATGACGTGGTCGGCGGCGTTGACGTGATGGTCGGCTCACTGTTCGTGTTCGGCGCGCCGATCATCGCCGAGAAGCGGCGCGTGCCGCTCGTATCGGTGATTCTTCAGCCGATGGCGATCCTCTCGGTTCACACGCCGCCAAAGACATCGGATTTCTGGATGCTGATCCAGGCACCGGGCGGCCCGATCGGCGTCAGGTGGAACCGGCTCGCCTATGGCTTCATGCGCAAGGTCCTCCGGTTCCGTTATGGTCGGAAGATCGACGAAGTCCGCGCGCACCACGGCCTGGGCCCGGCATGCGACCCGTCGATGTTCGACGTCAGCAAAAAAACCGCGCTGACCCTTTGCTGCTATTCGCCCGTATTCGGCCCGCCCCAGAAAGATGCGCCCGCCAATACCGAGATCGTCGGCTTTCCGGTCTATGACAGCCAGGGCGGCGATACCGAAGCGCCGGACCCCGAGCTCGAGGCATTTCTGGCCGATGGGCCACCACCGCTGGTGTTCACGCTTGGCTCGTTCGCCGTTTACGCACCGGGCGACTTTTACGAAGAGGCAGCAGCGGCCGCCAAATTGCTCGGCGCGCGCGCGGTGCTGCTGACCGGCGAGAAGACCAGCCTGCGTTCCAGCGGCGACATCCTGGTCCGGCCCTATGCGCCACATTCAACACTGTTCCCGCGGGCGGCCGTCATCATTCACCACGGGGGCATCGGCACGACCGGCCAGGCGCTGCGGGCAGGCAAGCCGCAACTCGTGGTACCGCATATGGGAGACCAGGCGGACAACGCACACCGCATCCGCAAGATGGGCCTCGGGCTTGTCCTCAAGGCACGCCGCTTCAACGCTCGCAGGGCAGCTCCAATGATAGCCTCCCTGCTCGACACGCCAGAGTATCGGACTGAAGCCGAGCGGATAGGAACACGCGTCAGGCCGGAAGACGGTGCAGAGGCGGCAGCGATCGCGATAGAGCGGCTCTTCACCGCTTCCTGA